Proteins encoded by one window of Drosophila melanogaster chromosome X:
- the cac gene encoding cacophony, isoform G, translated as MGGPKKEENPPGGGPTSLFILTEDNPIRKYTRFIIEWPPFEYAVLLTIIANCVVLALEEHLPGGDKTVLAQKLEKTEAYFLCIFCVEASLKILALGLVLHKHSYLRNIWNIMDFFVVVTGAMTIFAEANIDVDLRMLRSFRVLRPLKLVSRIPSLQVVLKSIIKAMAPLLQIGLLVLFAIVIFAIIGLEFYSGALHKTCYSLEDPNKLVKEGESETPCNTDNILEKATGSFVCNNTTSMCLEKWEGPNSGITSFDNIGFAMLTVFQCITMEGWTAILYWTNDALGSAFNWIYFVPLIVIGSFFMLNLVLGVLSGEFAKEREKVENRQEFLKLRRQQQLERELNGYVEWICKAEEVILAEERTTEEEKMHIMEARRRNAAKRKKLKSLGKSKSTDTEEEEAEEDYGDDGYLKTRSKPQGSCTGFWRAEKRFRFWIRHTVKTQWFYWFVIVLVFLNTVCVAVEHYGQPSFLTEFLYYAEFIFLGLFMSEMFIKMYALGPRIYFESSFNRFDCVVISGSIFEVIWSEVKGGSFGLSVLRALRLLRIFKVTKYWSSLRNLVISLLNSMRSIISLLFLLFLFILIFALLGMQLFGGQFNLPGGTPETNFNTFPIALLTVFQILTGEDWNEVMYQGIISQGGAQKGMIYSIYFIVLVLFGNYTLLNVFLAIAVDNLANAQELTAAEEEQVEEDKEKQLQELEKEMEALQADGVHVENGDGAVAPSKSKGKKKEEEKKEEEEVTEGPKPMLPYSSMFILSPTNPIRRGAHWVVNLPYFDFFIMVVISMSSIALAAEDPVRENSRRNKILNYFDYAFTGVFTIEMLLKIVDLGVILHPGSYLREFWNIMDAVVVICAAVSFGFDMSGSSAGQNLSTIKSLRVLRVLRPLKTIKRVPKLKAVFDCVVNSLKNVVNILIVYILFQFIFSVIGVQLFNGKFFYCTDESKHTSAECQGSYFKYEEDELLPKQELRVWKPRAFHYDNVAAAMLTLFAVQTGEGWPQVLQHSMAATYEDRGPIQNFRIEMSIFYIVYFIVFPFFFVNIFVALIIITFQEQGEAELQDGEIDKNQKSCIDFTIGARPLERYMPKNRNTFKYKVWRIVVSTPFEYFIMMLIVFNTLLLMMKYHNQGDMYEKSLKYINMGFTGMFSVETVLKIIGFGVKNFFKDPWNIFDLITVLGSIVDALWMEFGDSNSINVGFLRLFRAARLIKLLRQGYTIRILLWTFVQSFKALPYVCLLIAMLFFIYAIIGMQVFGNIKLGTVENSITRHNNFQSFIQGVMLLFRCATGEAWPNIMLACLKGKACDDDAEKAPGEYCGSTLAYAYFVSFIFFCSFLMLNLFVAVIMDNFDYLTRDSSILGAHHLDEFVRIWAEYDPNATGKIHYTEMYDMLKNMDPPLGFGNKCPNRLAYKKLIRMNMPLDDELRVQFTTTLFALIRENLSIKMRAPEEMDQADMELRETITNIWPLQAKKMLNLLVPPSDQLNKGKLSVGKIYAGFLILESWRSTRFGQLDSGMPMLELQDASRHPSQESLTGADAGHLHPGHSYMNGHRRSPSLRHNGSPLARSPSPRRRGHQYIHHDIGFSDTVSNVVEMVKETRHPRHGNSHPRYPRGSWSASTSPARSPSPSRYGGHLSRSKRTQLPYPTYGTTSLCQRSRSPSPARLQEMRERDRLGYGIDMGVTHVQHSYPTLASRRAGIGRRLPPTPSKPSTLQLKPTNINFPKLNASPTHTHHSTPHSVHSLPHHRDLLRDPRDMYYSSRERERDRERLRDRDRDRDRDRLHEYDLRYEYRDRERELYERERDREREVERERLEYIAPLSFEQALAMGRTGRVLPSPVLNGFKPKSGLNPRHSDSDEEDWC; from the exons ATGGGTGGCCcgaaaaaagaggaaaacccACCAGGTGGTGGTCCGACGTCATTGTTTATTCTAACCGAGGATAACCCAATTAGAAAGTACACACGATTCATCATAGAATGGCCGCCCTTTGAATACGCTGTGTTATTGACAATCATAGCCAACTGTGTTGTGTTGGCACTAGAGGAGCACTTGCCAGGGGGCGACAAGACAGTATTGGCTCAAAAATTG GAAAAAACGGAGGCctattttttatgcattttctgtGTAGAAGCGTCGCTCAAGATCCTCGCCTTAGGGCTTGTTCTGCATAAACACTCCTATCTCAGGAATATTTGGAACATCATGGATTTTTTCGTTGTAGTTACGGG AGCCATGACGATATTTGCTGAGGCCAATATAGATGTTGACCTGCGTATGTTACGATCTTTTCGTGTTTTACGCCCACTGAAGCTCGTATCCCGAATTCCAA GTTTACAAGTAGTTTTAAAATCTATAATCAAGGCGATGGCACCTTTACTGCAAATCGGTCTCTTGGTGTTGTTTGCAATCGTAATTTTTGCAATCATTGGACTCGAGTTTTATTCGGGCGCACTGCATAAGACTTGTTATAGCTTAGAAGATCCAA ACAAACTAGTGAAGGAGGGCGAATCAGAGACGCCTTGCAACACGGACAACATCCTGGAAAAGGCCACCGGCTCCTTCGTATGCAATAACACCACAAGCATGTGTCTGGAGAAGTGGGAGGGACCAAATTCAGGTATCACGAGTTTCGATAATATCGGATTTGCCATGTTGACCGTATTCCAATGTATCACGATGGAGGGCTGGACGGCAATACTGTATTGG ACCAACGACGCATTAGGTTCAGCATTTAATTGGATATATTTCGTGCCTCTTATAGTTATAGGCTCATTTTTTATGCTCAACTTAGTTCTTGGTGTCCTTAGTGG tGAATTCGCAAAAGAACGAGAAAAAGTAGAAAATAGACAAGAGTTTCTTAAACTTAGAAGGCAGCAGCAACTAGAAAGAGAGTTAAACGGCTATGTTGAATGGATTTGTAAAGCTG AGGAGGTAATCCTGGCCGAGGAGCGCACCACGGAAGAAGAGAAAATGCACATAATGGAGG CTCGAAGACGAAACGCTGCCAAACGGAAAAAGCTGAAAAGCTTGGGAAAATCAAAGTCCACAGATACAGAGGAAGAGGAAGCGGAGGAAGATTATGGAGACGATG GTTACCTCAAAACGCGCTCGAAACCTCAAGGAAGTTGTACCGGATTTTGGCGGGCGGAGAAAAGGTTTCGTTTCTGGATCCGGCACACGGTGAAGACGCAGTGGTTCTACTGGTTCGTGATCGTCCTCGTCTTTCTGAACACAGTCTGTGTTGCCGTCGAGCATTACGGCCAGCCATCGTTCCTCACGGAATTTCTGT ACTATGCTGAATTCATCTTCCTGGGACTCTTCATGTCGGAGATGTTCATCAAGATGTACGCGTTGGGGCCCCGCATCTACTTTGAGTCGTCGTTCAACCGATTTGATTGCGTTGTCATTAGTGGTTCGATATTCGAAGTGATCTGGTCCGAGGTGAAAGGCGGTTCGTTTGGTCTGTCTGTGCTGCGTGCCCTGCGATTGCTGCGCATCTTCAAAGTCACCAAGTACTGGTCGTCGCTGCGCAATCTAGTCATCTCACTGTTGAACTCGATGAGATCGATCATCTCATTGTTGTTCCTGCTCTTCTTGTTCATCCTAATATTCGCCTTACTGGGCATGCAGTTGTTTGGCGGCCAGTTCAATCTGCCCGGAGGCACGCctgaaacaaattttaacactTTCCCGATAGCACTGTTGACTGTATTCCAAATCCTCACTGGCGAAGATTGGAACGAGGTCATGTACCAGGGCATCATATCTCAGGGTGGTGCCCAGAAAGGAATGATTTACTCTAT ATACTTTATCGTTTTGGTACTCTTCGGAAATTACACGCTATTGAATGTGTTCTTGGCTATCGCCGTTGATAATTTGGCGAATGCCCAAGAACTAACAGCAGCCGAAGAGGAACAAGTCGAAGAGGATAAAGAGAAACAACTGCAGGAGCTCGAGAAGGAGATGGAGGCCCTCCAGGCGGATGGAGTCCATGTGGAGAACGGCGATGGTGCTGTCGCCCCCAGCAAGTCCAAGGGCAagaagaaggaggaggagaaaaaggaggaggaggaagtgACCGAGGGTCCCAAGCCGATGCTGCCCTATTCATCGATGTTTATACTATCACCAACCAATCC CATACGACGCGGCGCCCATTGGGTGGTTAATTTGCCATATTTTGATTTCTTCATTATGGTTGTCATCTCAATGTCATCAATAGCATTAGCAGCCGAAGATCCCGTTCGTGAGAACTCGAGGCGAAACAAGATATTGAATTATTTCGATTATGCATTTACCGGCGTATTCACGATAGAAATGTTGCTGAAAATTGTAGACTTGGGTGTTATCCTGCACCCTGGCAGCTATTTAAGAGAATTCTGGAATATTATGGATGCTGTGGTCGTTATATGCGCTGCTGTTAGTTTCGGTTTCGATATGAGCGGTAGCAGCGCTGGACAAAATTTATCGACTATTAAATCGCTTCGGGTATTGCGTGTACTACGCCCATTGAAGACCATTAAGCGTGTACCGAAATTGAAAGCCGTGTTCGATTGCGTCGTGAACTCATTGAAAAATGTTGTTAACATTCTAATCGTGTACATattgtttcaatttatattttctgttattGGAGTACAATTGTTcaatggaaaatttttttattgtacgGACGAAAGTAAACATACTTCCGCAGAGTGCCA GGGCTCGTACTTCAAGTACGAGGAGGACGAACTGCTGCCAAAACAGGAGCTACGGGTATGGAAGCCTCGGGCCTTTCACTACGACAATGTTGCCGCTGCGATGTTGACCCTGTTCGCCGTTCAGACCGGCGAGGGATGGCCACA GGTCTTGCAACACTCAATGGCTGCCACTTATGAAGATAGGGGTCCAATCCAAAATTTCCGGATCGAAATGTCCATATTTTATATTgtgtattttattgtatttccGTTCTTCTTCGTCAACATATTCGTGGCCTTGATTATTATTACGTTTCAAGAGCAAGGCGAAGCTGAGTTACAAGATGGCGAAATTGACAAAAATCAG AAATCCTGCATCGATTTTACTATAGGAGCACGACCTCTCGAACGCTATATGCCCAAAAATCGGAATACGTTCAAGTATAAAGTGTGGCGAATTGTGGTGTCAACGCCTTTTGAGTACTTCATTATGATGTTGATCGTATTCAATACCCTATTGCTGATGATGAAG TATCACAATCAAGGAGACATGTACGAAAAGTCGCTGAAGTACATTAACATGGGATTCACCGGAATGTTTAGTGTAGAAACGGTGCTGAAGATCATTGGATTCGGTGTTAAG AACTTCTTCAAGGACCCGTGGAACATATTCGATTTAATCACCGTTTTGGGCAGTATTGTGGATGCACTTTGGATGGAATTCGGG GAT TCGAACTCAATCAACGTCGGCTTCCTGCGTTTATTTCGAGCGGCGCGACTTATCAAATTACTTCGTCAAGGATACACGATTCGAATTCTTCTATGGACATTTGTGCAATCCTTTAAGGCACTTCCCTATGTCTGTTTGCTAATAGCAATGCTATTTTTCATATACGCCATTATCGGCATGCAG GTGTTCGGGAATATCAAACTAGGTACGGTGGAAAATTCCATTACTAGACACAACAACTTCCAATCATTTATTCAAGGCGTCATGTTGCTATTCAG GTGTGCAACTGGCGAGGCCTGGCCCAACATAATGCTGGCATGTTTGAAGGGCAAGGCCTGCGACGATGACGCCGAGAAGGCACCTGGGGAGTACTGCGGATCCACACTGGCCTACGCCTACTTCGTATCGTTTATATTCTTCTGCTCCTTCCTGATGCTCAATCTGTTCGTCGCCGTCATCATGGATAATTTCGATTATCTCACCAGGGACTCCAGCATATTGGGTGCCCATCACTTAGACGAATTTGTGCGCATATGGGCGGAATATGATCCAAATGCGAC TGGAAAAATACACTACACGGAAATGTACGACATGCTGAAGAACATGGATCCACCGTTGGGTTTTGGCAACAAGTGTCCCAACCGACTGGCATACAAGAAACTGATTAGAATGAATATGCCATTGGACGATGAATTGAGAGTTCAGTTCACGACAACGTTATTCGCTTTGATTCGTGAGAATCTCAGCATCAAAATGAGAGCGC CTGAGGAGATGGACCAGGCGGACATGGAACTGCGGGAGACCATCACGAACATCTGGCCATTGCAGGCGAAGAAGATGCTAAACCTGCTGGTGCCGCCCAGCGATCAGCTCAACAAGGGCAAACTGTCAGTGGGTAAAATCTATGCAGGTTTCCTCATCCTGGAGTCCTGGCGTAGCACGCGGTTTGGCCAACTCGATTCGGGAATGCCG AtgctggagctgcaggatgCATCGAGACATCCGTCGCAGGAGTCGCTTACCGGTGCCGATGCTGGCCATTTACATCCTGGACATTCGTATATGAATGGCCATCGGCGATCGCCTAGCTTGAG GCACAATGGCTCTCCACTGGCCAGATCTCCGAGTCCTCGACGGCGTGGCCATCAATACATACATCATGATATCGGGTTCTCCGATACCGTATCTAATGTTGTAGAGATGGTCAAGGAGACTCGTCATCCTAGGCATGGCAACAGTCATCCGCGGTATCCAAGAG GTTCATGGTCAGCATCGACAAGTCCGGCCCGTTCGCCTTCGCCTTCTCGATATGGTGGTCATTTGTCTCGCAGTAAACGCACTCAACTGCCTTATCCCACATATGGGACAACCAGTCTATGTCAAAGATCACGATCGCCGAGTCCCGCTAGACTTCAGGAGATGCGTGAACGAGACAGACTTGGTTATGGGATTGATATGG GTGTAACGCATGTACAGCATAGTTACCCAACACTGGCCTCCCGAAGAGCCGGAATCGGAAGACGCCTTCCTCCGACTCCCAGTAAACCGTCAACACTGCAGCTCAAGCCAACCAATATCAATTTCCCGAAGCTGAATGCCAGTCCCACACAT ACACACCACTCAACGCCCCACAGTGTTCACTCGCTACCACACCACCGCGACCTGCTGCGAGATCCAAGGGATATGTACTATAGTAGTAGAGAACGCGAGCGGGATCGCGAACGCCTTAGGGATCGGGATCGTGATAGGGATCGCGATCGCCTGCACGAGTACGACCTGCGGTACGAGTACCGGGATCGGGAACGAGAGTTGTACGAACGCGAAAGAGATCGCGAGCGGGAGGTCGAAAGAGAAAG ACTGGAATATATAGCACCGCTGTCGTTTGAACAAGCGCTGGCTATGGGCCGAACAGGTCGTGTACTGCCATCTCCAGTTCTAAACGGTTTTAAGCCAAAGAGTGGTCTGAACCCTCGACACTCCGATTCGGATGAGGAGGATTGGTGCTAG
- the cac gene encoding cacophony, isoform D → MGGPKKEENPPGGGPTSLFILTEDNPIRKYTRFIIEWPPFEYAVLLTIIANCVVLALEEHLPGGDKTVLAQKLEKTEAYFLCIFCVEASLKILALGLVLHKHSYLRNIWNIMDFFVVVTGAMTIFAEANIDVDLRMLRSFRVLRPLKLVSRIPSLQVVLKSIIKAMAPLLQIGLLVLFAIVIFAIIGLEFYSGALHKTCYSLEDPNKLVKEGESETPCNTDNILEKATGSFVCNNTTSMCLEKWEGPNSGITSFDNIGFAMLTVFQCITMEGWTAILYWTNDALGSAFNWIYFVPLIVIGSFFMLNLVLGVLSGEFAKEREKVENRQEFLKLRRQQQLERELNGYVEWICKAEEVILAEERTTEEEKMHIMEARRRNAAKRKKLKSLGKSKSTDTEEEEAEEDYGDDGYLKTRSKPQGSCTGFWRAEKRFRFWIRHTVKTQWFYWFVIVLVFLNTVCVAVEHYGQPSFLTEFLYYAEFIFLGLFMSEMFIKMYALGPRIYFESSFNRFDCVVISGSIFEVIWSEVKGGSFGLSVLRALRLLRIFKVTKYWSSLRNLVISLLNSMRSIISLLFLLFLFILIFALLGMQLFGGQFNLPGGTPETNFNTFPIALLTVFQILTGEDWNEVMYQGIISQGGAQKGMIYSIYFIVLVLFGNYTLLNVFLAIAVDNLANAQELTAAEEEQVEEDKEKQLQELEKEMEALQADGVHVENGDGAVAPSKSKGKKKEEEKKEEEEVTEGPKPMLPYSSMFILSPTNPIRRGAHWVVNLPYFDFFIMVVISMSSIALAAEDPVRENSRRNKILNYFDYAFTGVFTIEMLLKIVDLGVILHPGSYLREFWNIMDAVVVICAAVSFGFDMSGSSAGQNLSTIKSLRVLRVLRPLKTIKRVPKLKAVFDCVVNSLKNVVNILIVYILFQFIFSVIGVQLFNGKFFYCTDESKHTSAECQGSYFKYEEDELLPKQELRVWKPRAFHYDNVAAAMLTLFAVQTGEGWPQVLQHSMAATYEDRGPIQNFRIEMSIFYIVYFIVFPFFFVNIFVALIIITFQEQGEAELQDGEIDKNQKSCIDFTIGARPLERYMPKNRNTFKYKVWRIVVSTPFEYFIMMLIVFNTLLLMMKYHNQGDMYEKSLKYINMGFTGMFSVETVLKIIGFGVKNFFKDPWNIFDLITVLGSIVDALWMEFGSNSINVGFLRLFRAARLIKLLRQGYTIRILLWTFVQSFKALPYVCLLIAMLFFIYAIIGMQVFGNIKLGTVENSITRHNNFQSFIQGVMLLFRCATGEAWPNIMLACLKGKACDDDAEKAPGEYCGSTLAYAYFVSFIFFCSFLMLNLFVAVIMDNFDYLTRDSSILGAHHLDEFVRIWAEYDPNATGKIHYTEMYDMLKNMDPPLGFGNKCPNRLAYKKLIRMNMPLDDELRVQFTTTLFALIRENLSIKMRAPEEMDQADMELRETITNIWPLQAKKMLNLLVPPSDQLNKGKLSVGKIYAGFLILESWRSTRFGQLDSGMPMLELQDASRHPSQESLTGADAGHLHPGHSYMNGHRRSPSLRHNGSPLARSPSPRRRGHQYIHHDIGFSDTVSNVVEMVKETRHPRHGNSHPRYPRGSWSASTSPARSPSPSRYGGHLSRSKRTQLPYPTYGTTSLCQRSRSPSPARLQEMRERDRLGYGIDMGVTHVQHSYPTLASRRAGIGRRLPPTPSKPSTLQLKPTNINFPKLNASPTHTHHSTPHSVHSLPHHRDLLRDPRDMYYSSRERERDRERLRDRDRDRDRDRLHEYDLRYEYRDRERELYERERDREREVERERLEYIAPLSFEQALAMGRTGRVLPSPVLNGFKPKSGLNPRHSDSDEEDWC, encoded by the exons ATGGGTGGCCcgaaaaaagaggaaaacccACCAGGTGGTGGTCCGACGTCATTGTTTATTCTAACCGAGGATAACCCAATTAGAAAGTACACACGATTCATCATAGAATGGCCGCCCTTTGAATACGCTGTGTTATTGACAATCATAGCCAACTGTGTTGTGTTGGCACTAGAGGAGCACTTGCCAGGGGGCGACAAGACAGTATTGGCTCAAAAATTG GAAAAAACGGAGGCctattttttatgcattttctgtGTAGAAGCGTCGCTCAAGATCCTCGCCTTAGGGCTTGTTCTGCATAAACACTCCTATCTCAGGAATATTTGGAACATCATGGATTTTTTCGTTGTAGTTACGGG AGCCATGACGATATTTGCTGAGGCCAATATAGATGTTGACCTGCGTATGTTACGATCTTTTCGTGTTTTACGCCCACTGAAGCTCGTATCCCGAATTCCAA GTTTACAAGTAGTTTTAAAATCTATAATCAAGGCGATGGCACCTTTACTGCAAATCGGTCTCTTGGTGTTGTTTGCAATCGTAATTTTTGCAATCATTGGACTCGAGTTTTATTCGGGCGCACTGCATAAGACTTGTTATAGCTTAGAAGATCCAA ACAAACTAGTGAAGGAGGGCGAATCAGAGACGCCTTGCAACACGGACAACATCCTGGAAAAGGCCACCGGCTCCTTCGTATGCAATAACACCACAAGCATGTGTCTGGAGAAGTGGGAGGGACCAAATTCAGGTATCACGAGTTTCGATAATATCGGATTTGCCATGTTGACCGTATTCCAATGTATCACGATGGAGGGCTGGACGGCAATACTGTATTGG ACCAACGACGCATTAGGTTCAGCATTTAATTGGATATATTTCGTGCCTCTTATAGTTATAGGCTCATTTTTTATGCTCAACTTAGTTCTTGGTGTCCTTAGTGG tGAATTCGCAAAAGAACGAGAAAAAGTAGAAAATAGACAAGAGTTTCTTAAACTTAGAAGGCAGCAGCAACTAGAAAGAGAGTTAAACGGCTATGTTGAATGGATTTGTAAAGCTG AGGAGGTAATCCTGGCCGAGGAGCGCACCACGGAAGAAGAGAAAATGCACATAATGGAGG CTCGAAGACGAAACGCTGCCAAACGGAAAAAGCTGAAAAGCTTGGGAAAATCAAAGTCCACAGATACAGAGGAAGAGGAAGCGGAGGAAGATTATGGAGACGATG GTTACCTCAAAACGCGCTCGAAACCTCAAGGAAGTTGTACCGGATTTTGGCGGGCGGAGAAAAGGTTTCGTTTCTGGATCCGGCACACGGTGAAGACGCAGTGGTTCTACTGGTTCGTGATCGTCCTCGTCTTTCTGAACACAGTCTGTGTTGCCGTCGAGCATTACGGCCAGCCATCGTTCCTCACGGAATTTCTGT ACTATGCTGAATTCATCTTCCTGGGACTCTTCATGTCGGAGATGTTCATCAAGATGTACGCGTTGGGGCCCCGCATCTACTTTGAGTCGTCGTTCAACCGATTTGATTGCGTTGTCATTAGTGGTTCGATATTCGAAGTGATCTGGTCCGAGGTGAAAGGCGGTTCGTTTGGTCTGTCTGTGCTGCGTGCCCTGCGATTGCTGCGCATCTTCAAAGTCACCAAGTACTGGTCGTCGCTGCGCAATCTAGTCATCTCACTGTTGAACTCGATGAGATCGATCATCTCATTGTTGTTCCTGCTCTTCTTGTTCATCCTAATATTCGCCTTACTGGGCATGCAGTTGTTTGGCGGCCAGTTCAATCTGCCCGGAGGCACGCctgaaacaaattttaacactTTCCCGATAGCACTGTTGACTGTATTCCAAATCCTCACTGGCGAAGATTGGAACGAGGTCATGTACCAGGGCATCATATCTCAGGGTGGTGCCCAGAAAGGAATGATTTACTCTAT ATACTTTATCGTTTTGGTACTCTTCGGAAATTACACGCTATTGAATGTGTTCTTGGCTATCGCCGTTGATAATTTGGCGAATGCCCAAGAACTAACAGCAGCCGAAGAGGAACAAGTCGAAGAGGATAAAGAGAAACAACTGCAGGAGCTCGAGAAGGAGATGGAGGCCCTCCAGGCGGATGGAGTCCATGTGGAGAACGGCGATGGTGCTGTCGCCCCCAGCAAGTCCAAGGGCAagaagaaggaggaggagaaaaaggaggaggaggaagtgACCGAGGGTCCCAAGCCGATGCTGCCCTATTCATCGATGTTTATACTATCACCAACCAATCC CATACGACGCGGCGCCCATTGGGTGGTTAATTTGCCATATTTTGATTTCTTCATTATGGTTGTCATCTCAATGTCATCAATAGCATTAGCAGCCGAAGATCCCGTTCGTGAGAACTCGAGGCGAAACAAGATATTGAATTATTTCGATTATGCATTTACCGGCGTATTCACGATAGAAATGTTGCTGAAAATTGTAGACTTGGGTGTTATCCTGCACCCTGGCAGCTATTTAAGAGAATTCTGGAATATTATGGATGCTGTGGTCGTTATATGCGCTGCTGTTAGTTTCGGTTTCGATATGAGCGGTAGCAGCGCTGGACAAAATTTATCGACTATTAAATCGCTTCGGGTATTGCGTGTACTACGCCCATTGAAGACCATTAAGCGTGTACCGAAATTGAAAGCCGTGTTCGATTGCGTCGTGAACTCATTGAAAAATGTTGTTAACATTCTAATCGTGTACATattgtttcaatttatattttctgttattGGAGTACAATTGTTcaatggaaaatttttttattgtacgGACGAAAGTAAACATACTTCCGCAGAGTGCCA GGGCTCGTACTTCAAGTACGAGGAGGACGAACTGCTGCCAAAACAGGAGCTACGGGTATGGAAGCCTCGGGCCTTTCACTACGACAATGTTGCCGCTGCGATGTTGACCCTGTTCGCCGTTCAGACCGGCGAGGGATGGCCACA GGTCTTGCAACACTCAATGGCTGCCACTTATGAAGATAGGGGTCCAATCCAAAATTTCCGGATCGAAATGTCCATATTTTATATTgtgtattttattgtatttccGTTCTTCTTCGTCAACATATTCGTGGCCTTGATTATTATTACGTTTCAAGAGCAAGGCGAAGCTGAGTTACAAGATGGCGAAATTGACAAAAATCAG AAATCCTGCATCGATTTTACTATAGGAGCACGACCTCTCGAACGCTATATGCCCAAAAATCGGAATACGTTCAAGTATAAAGTGTGGCGAATTGTGGTGTCAACGCCTTTTGAGTACTTCATTATGATGTTGATCGTATTCAATACCCTATTGCTGATGATGAAG TATCACAATCAAGGAGACATGTACGAAAAGTCGCTGAAGTACATTAACATGGGATTCACCGGAATGTTTAGTGTAGAAACGGTGCTGAAGATCATTGGATTCGGTGTTAAG AACTTCTTCAAGGACCCGTGGAACATATTCGATTTAATCACCGTTTTGGGCAGTATTGTGGATGCACTTTGGATGGAATTCGGG TCGAACTCAATCAACGTCGGCTTCCTGCGTTTATTTCGAGCGGCGCGACTTATCAAATTACTTCGTCAAGGATACACGATTCGAATTCTTCTATGGACATTTGTGCAATCCTTTAAGGCACTTCCCTATGTCTGTTTGCTAATAGCAATGCTATTTTTCATATACGCCATTATCGGCATGCAG GTGTTCGGGAATATCAAACTAGGTACGGTGGAAAATTCCATTACTAGACACAACAACTTCCAATCATTTATTCAAGGCGTCATGTTGCTATTCAG GTGTGCAACTGGCGAGGCCTGGCCCAACATAATGCTGGCATGTTTGAAGGGCAAGGCCTGCGACGATGACGCCGAGAAGGCACCTGGGGAGTACTGCGGATCCACACTGGCCTACGCCTACTTCGTATCGTTTATATTCTTCTGCTCCTTCCTGATGCTCAATCTGTTCGTCGCCGTCATCATGGATAATTTCGATTATCTCACCAGGGACTCCAGCATATTGGGTGCCCATCACTTAGACGAATTTGTGCGCATATGGGCGGAATATGATCCAAATGCGAC TGGAAAAATACACTACACGGAAATGTACGACATGCTGAAGAACATGGATCCACCGTTGGGTTTTGGCAACAAGTGTCCCAACCGACTGGCATACAAGAAACTGATTAGAATGAATATGCCATTGGACGATGAATTGAGAGTTCAGTTCACGACAACGTTATTCGCTTTGATTCGTGAGAATCTCAGCATCAAAATGAGAGCGC CTGAGGAGATGGACCAGGCGGACATGGAACTGCGGGAGACCATCACGAACATCTGGCCATTGCAGGCGAAGAAGATGCTAAACCTGCTGGTGCCGCCCAGCGATCAGCTCAACAAGGGCAAACTGTCAGTGGGTAAAATCTATGCAGGTTTCCTCATCCTGGAGTCCTGGCGTAGCACGCGGTTTGGCCAACTCGATTCGGGAATGCCG AtgctggagctgcaggatgCATCGAGACATCCGTCGCAGGAGTCGCTTACCGGTGCCGATGCTGGCCATTTACATCCTGGACATTCGTATATGAATGGCCATCGGCGATCGCCTAGCTTGAG GCACAATGGCTCTCCACTGGCCAGATCTCCGAGTCCTCGACGGCGTGGCCATCAATACATACATCATGATATCGGGTTCTCCGATACCGTATCTAATGTTGTAGAGATGGTCAAGGAGACTCGTCATCCTAGGCATGGCAACAGTCATCCGCGGTATCCAAGAG GTTCATGGTCAGCATCGACAAGTCCGGCCCGTTCGCCTTCGCCTTCTCGATATGGTGGTCATTTGTCTCGCAGTAAACGCACTCAACTGCCTTATCCCACATATGGGACAACCAGTCTATGTCAAAGATCACGATCGCCGAGTCCCGCTAGACTTCAGGAGATGCGTGAACGAGACAGACTTGGTTATGGGATTGATATGG GTGTAACGCATGTACAGCATAGTTACCCAACACTGGCCTCCCGAAGAGCCGGAATCGGAAGACGCCTTCCTCCGACTCCCAGTAAACCGTCAACACTGCAGCTCAAGCCAACCAATATCAATTTCCCGAAGCTGAATGCCAGTCCCACACAT ACACACCACTCAACGCCCCACAGTGTTCACTCGCTACCACACCACCGCGACCTGCTGCGAGATCCAAGGGATATGTACTATAGTAGTAGAGAACGCGAGCGGGATCGCGAACGCCTTAGGGATCGGGATCGTGATAGGGATCGCGATCGCCTGCACGAGTACGACCTGCGGTACGAGTACCGGGATCGGGAACGAGAGTTGTACGAACGCGAAAGAGATCGCGAGCGGGAGGTCGAAAGAGAAAG ACTGGAATATATAGCACCGCTGTCGTTTGAACAAGCGCTGGCTATGGGCCGAACAGGTCGTGTACTGCCATCTCCAGTTCTAAACGGTTTTAAGCCAAAGAGTGGTCTGAACCCTCGACACTCCGATTCGGATGAGGAGGATTGGTGCTAG